One Malaclemys terrapin pileata isolate rMalTer1 chromosome 9, rMalTer1.hap1, whole genome shotgun sequence DNA window includes the following coding sequences:
- the TENT5D gene encoding terminal nucleotidyltransferase 5D — protein sequence MTEDLDHRFSSLTWDQIKILDQVLTEVIPIHGRGNFPTLEVKPKDIIHVVKEQLIEKQITVRDIRLNGSTASHILVKQNGTSYKDLDIIFGVELPSEQEFQVVKEAVLNCLLDFLPKCVNKEKITAQTMKDAYVQKMVKVSTDHDRWSLISLSNNSGKNVELKFVNSLRRQFEFSVDSFQIILDSMLNVYSDTECELTEDLHPTIIAESMYGDFNEAMDHLKYKLISTRNPEEIRGGGLLKYSNLLVRDFKPADEAEIKSLERYMCSRFFIDFPDVAEQQRKIESYLRNHFIGEEKSKYDYLMTLRGVVNESTVCLMGHERRQTLNMITILALKVLGEQNIIPNAANVTCYYQPAPYISDRNFNNYYVAHGQPPVIYQPYPFHIQMQSGMV from the coding sequence ATGACTGAGGATTTAGATCACAGATTCAGTAGTCTCACTTGGGATCAGATAAAAATACTGGATCAAGTATTAACTGAGGTAATACCCATTCATGGAAGAGGAAATTTTCCAACACTGGAAGTAAAGCCAAAGGATATCATTCATGTTGTAAAGGAGCAGCTTATTGAGAAGCAAATCACTGTTAGAGACATCCGCCTGAATGGTTCAACAGCTAGTCACATCCTTGTGAAACAGAATGGAACTAGCTACAAAGACCTGGACATCATTTTTGGTGTTGAATTACCAAGTGAACAAGAATTTCAGGTTGTTAAGGAGGCAGTGCTGAATTGCCTACTGGACTTTTTACCAAAATGTGTCAATAAAGAAAAGATCACTGCTCAGACTATGAAAGATGCATATGTGCAAAAGATGGTCAAAGTCTCCACTGATCACGACCGCTGGAGCCTCATCTCATTGTCAAACAACAGTGGAAAGAATGTAGAACTAAAATTTGTAAACTCACTCAGACGACAGTTTGAATTTAGCGTTGACTCCTTTCAAATAATACTGGACTCCATGTTAAATGTTTACAGTGATACAGAATGTGAATTGACAGAAGACTTACATCCCACCATTATTGCAGAGAGCATGTATGGAGACTTCAATGAGGCAATGGACCATTTAAAATACAAACTTATTTCCACAAGGAACCCTGAAGAAATCAGAGGTGGAGGCCTTCTGAAATACAGCAACCTTCTGGTTCGTGACTTTAAGCCAGCAGATGAGGCTGAAATTAAATCTTTAGAACGTTATATGTGTTCCAGATTCTTCATTGATTTTCCTGATGTCGCTGAGCAGCAAAGGAAAATTGAGTCATATTTGCGCAACCATTTCATTGGGGAAGAAAAGAGCAAGTATGACTACCTGATGACTCTGCGCGGAGTTGTAAATGAGAGCACAGTCTGTCTCATGGGACATGAACGACGACAAACTCTGAACATGATTACAATTCTCGCTTTAAAAGTACTTGGAGAACAAAACATCATCCCAAATGCAGCCAACGTAACATGCTACTATCAGCCCGCTCCATATATCAGTGACAGGAACTTCAACAATTACTATGTTGCTCATGGACAGCCACCTGTCATCTACCAGCCATATCCATTTCATATACAAATGCAAAGTGGAATGGTTTAG